A single Oncorhynchus mykiss isolate Arlee chromosome 24, USDA_OmykA_1.1, whole genome shotgun sequence DNA region contains:
- the LOC110504025 gene encoding dapper homolog 3-like isoform X2 has protein sequence MSALQSSPWGLMLALEQQVGELRVDTDDVTYEGTQGDSRPSSGLYESSESQSPRGHSCHSDFLEPHPGWGFSSTERPKSLGYALQLTGESLMEPAPHATVPLSFSAPYPHLEGIAEEGTAEEPWQWDLHCAQGWEDEDQATQEDFQQAMRVKGYILGLIHRYALSPRPCMPRTSLGPDPSTPYSSSINRQSSLRRKPTLHTSEHCISDPQDLYPDLECQAWWCDSLEREEWGGEAPSMEKDCYRSLPYPHFRPHSLAGGHPPFLDPVCGALDPCFSSAPDSPKHYPLPHSPASYNHLVSAQYIPGQACHTPVRSPSHFPPERSPSHYLLEPSKPSQTFVSPDQSSSKPRAMGKKSHEERQSSKKPGHKTCRSQSENSLMGKRALPKRRYSTAEHPQHQRGQVPYAGPQHKNNAGGRRWCSTLELSQEEGETQGEQTHRRPPRRARHTQACSHPNPNHHSQVHAQPCLSEYPERAPLCWGEEGYVRAAPGESESSMSEVYSPASSSLSSDSDEGGLVWPQQLPPRLAPSASSSPKASPEASSQPKTFVKIKASHALKKKILRFRAGSLKVMTTV, from the exons ATG AGTGCGCTCCAGAGCTCCCCCTGGGGGCTGATGCTGGCACTGGAACAGCAGGTGGGCGAGCTGAGAGTGGACACAGATGATGTCACCTATGAGGGGACCCAAGGGGACAGTCGGCCCAGCTCAG GGCTCTATGAGTCGAGTGAGAGCCAGTCTCCAAGGGGGCATTCCTGTCACTCTGACTTCCTAGAGCCCCACCCTGGCTGGGGCTTCAGCAGCACAGAGAGGCCGAAGTCTCTGG GCTATGCCCTCCAGCTGACAGGTGAGAGTCTGATGGAGCCAGCCCCTCATGCTActgttcccctctccttctccgccCCCTATCCACACCTTGAGGGAATCGCTGAGGAGGGTACGGCCGAGGAGCCCTGGCAGTGGGACCTACACTGTGCCCAGGGTTGGGAGGATGAGGACCAGGCCACCCAGGAGGATTTCCAGCAGGCCATGAGGGTTAAAGGCTACATCCTGGGTCTCATCCATCGCTACGCGCTCTCACCCCGGCCCTGCATGCCTCGTACCAGCCTGGGGCCTGACCCCTCCACCCCCTACTCCTCCAGCATAAACAGGCAGAGCAGCCTGCGAAGGAAACCTACTCTTCACACCTCCGAGCACTGCATCTCTGACCCACAGGACCTCTACCCTGACCTTGAGTGCCAGGCCTGGTGGTGTGACTCGCTAGAAAGGGAGGAATGGGGGGGAGAGGCCCCATCCATGGAGAAGGATTGTTATCGGTCTTTACCCTACCCCCACTTCAGACCCCACTCCCTGGCCGGGGGCCATCCACCCTTTCTGGACCCCGTTTGTGGAGCTCTGGACCCTTGTTTTAGTAGTGCGCCTGATTCCCCCAAGCACTACCCGCTGCCCCACTCCCCGGCTTCATATAACCACTTGGTCAgtgcccagtacatccctgggcaGGCCTGCCACACCCCTGTACGCTCCCCCTCACACTTTCCTCCAGAACGCTCCCCCTCACACTATCTTCTAGAGCCCTCCAAACCCAGCCAAACCTTTGTGTCCCCAGACCAGAGCAGCTCAAAGCCCAGGGCCATGGGGAAGAAAAGCCATGAGGAGAGACAGAGCTCCAAAAAGCCTGGCCACAAGACATGCCGCTCCCAGTCTGAGAACAGTCTGATGGGGAAGAGGGCTCTCCCTAAGCGCAGGTACAGCACAGCCGAGCACCCCCAGCACCAGAGGGGCCAGGTCCCATATGCAGGCCCCCAGCATAAGAACAATGCTGGGGGGCGACGCTGGTGCTCCACCCTGGAGCTCAGTCAGGAGGAAGGGGAGACCCAGGGTGAGCAGACCCACAGACGCCCACCTCGTAGGGCCCGCCACACCCAGGCCTGCTCTCATCCCAACCCCAACCACCACTCCCAGGTCCATGCCCAGCCTTGCCTCTCAGAATACCCAGAGAGAGCACCTCTGTGTTGGGGAGAGGAGGGCTATGTGCGGGCCGCCCCTGGGGAGTCAGAGTCCAGCATGAGTGAGGTGTACTCCCCtgcctccagctctctctccagtgattctGATGAGGGGGGGCTGGTATGGCCCCAGCAGCTGCCCCCTCGCCTGGCCCCCTCCGCTTCTTCCTCCCCTAAGGCCTCCCCAGAGGCCTCCTCACAGCCCAAAACCTTTGTCAAAATCAAAGCCTCTCACGCCCTGAAGAAGAAGATTCTGCGATTCCGCGCCGGCTCTCTCAAAGTCATGACCACAGTCTGA
- the LOC110504025 gene encoding dapper homolog 3-like isoform X1: MYGAFSFPMTTERSRNKERMEASLTGLCELEIRKQRQECLVLGALALGEPMPENYTRNELSGFRSWGQENLTLRRHLSALQSSPWGLMLALEQQVGELRVDTDDVTYEGTQGDSRPSSGLYESSESQSPRGHSCHSDFLEPHPGWGFSSTERPKSLGYALQLTGESLMEPAPHATVPLSFSAPYPHLEGIAEEGTAEEPWQWDLHCAQGWEDEDQATQEDFQQAMRVKGYILGLIHRYALSPRPCMPRTSLGPDPSTPYSSSINRQSSLRRKPTLHTSEHCISDPQDLYPDLECQAWWCDSLEREEWGGEAPSMEKDCYRSLPYPHFRPHSLAGGHPPFLDPVCGALDPCFSSAPDSPKHYPLPHSPASYNHLVSAQYIPGQACHTPVRSPSHFPPERSPSHYLLEPSKPSQTFVSPDQSSSKPRAMGKKSHEERQSSKKPGHKTCRSQSENSLMGKRALPKRRYSTAEHPQHQRGQVPYAGPQHKNNAGGRRWCSTLELSQEEGETQGEQTHRRPPRRARHTQACSHPNPNHHSQVHAQPCLSEYPERAPLCWGEEGYVRAAPGESESSMSEVYSPASSSLSSDSDEGGLVWPQQLPPRLAPSASSSPKASPEASSQPKTFVKIKASHALKKKILRFRAGSLKVMTTV; this comes from the exons ATGTACGGTGCCTTTTCTTTCCCAATGACTACGGAGCGCAGTCGGAATAAGGAGCGTATGGAGGCCAGTCTGACCGGACTTTGTGAGCTGGAGATCCGCAAGCAGAGGCAGGAGTGCCTGGTCCTCGGTGCTCTGGCCCTGGGGGAGCCCATGCCCGAAAATTACACAAGGAACGAGCTATCGGGTTTCAGAAGTTGGGGGCAAGAGAACTTGACATTGAGACGTCATCTG AGTGCGCTCCAGAGCTCCCCCTGGGGGCTGATGCTGGCACTGGAACAGCAGGTGGGCGAGCTGAGAGTGGACACAGATGATGTCACCTATGAGGGGACCCAAGGGGACAGTCGGCCCAGCTCAG GGCTCTATGAGTCGAGTGAGAGCCAGTCTCCAAGGGGGCATTCCTGTCACTCTGACTTCCTAGAGCCCCACCCTGGCTGGGGCTTCAGCAGCACAGAGAGGCCGAAGTCTCTGG GCTATGCCCTCCAGCTGACAGGTGAGAGTCTGATGGAGCCAGCCCCTCATGCTActgttcccctctccttctccgccCCCTATCCACACCTTGAGGGAATCGCTGAGGAGGGTACGGCCGAGGAGCCCTGGCAGTGGGACCTACACTGTGCCCAGGGTTGGGAGGATGAGGACCAGGCCACCCAGGAGGATTTCCAGCAGGCCATGAGGGTTAAAGGCTACATCCTGGGTCTCATCCATCGCTACGCGCTCTCACCCCGGCCCTGCATGCCTCGTACCAGCCTGGGGCCTGACCCCTCCACCCCCTACTCCTCCAGCATAAACAGGCAGAGCAGCCTGCGAAGGAAACCTACTCTTCACACCTCCGAGCACTGCATCTCTGACCCACAGGACCTCTACCCTGACCTTGAGTGCCAGGCCTGGTGGTGTGACTCGCTAGAAAGGGAGGAATGGGGGGGAGAGGCCCCATCCATGGAGAAGGATTGTTATCGGTCTTTACCCTACCCCCACTTCAGACCCCACTCCCTGGCCGGGGGCCATCCACCCTTTCTGGACCCCGTTTGTGGAGCTCTGGACCCTTGTTTTAGTAGTGCGCCTGATTCCCCCAAGCACTACCCGCTGCCCCACTCCCCGGCTTCATATAACCACTTGGTCAgtgcccagtacatccctgggcaGGCCTGCCACACCCCTGTACGCTCCCCCTCACACTTTCCTCCAGAACGCTCCCCCTCACACTATCTTCTAGAGCCCTCCAAACCCAGCCAAACCTTTGTGTCCCCAGACCAGAGCAGCTCAAAGCCCAGGGCCATGGGGAAGAAAAGCCATGAGGAGAGACAGAGCTCCAAAAAGCCTGGCCACAAGACATGCCGCTCCCAGTCTGAGAACAGTCTGATGGGGAAGAGGGCTCTCCCTAAGCGCAGGTACAGCACAGCCGAGCACCCCCAGCACCAGAGGGGCCAGGTCCCATATGCAGGCCCCCAGCATAAGAACAATGCTGGGGGGCGACGCTGGTGCTCCACCCTGGAGCTCAGTCAGGAGGAAGGGGAGACCCAGGGTGAGCAGACCCACAGACGCCCACCTCGTAGGGCCCGCCACACCCAGGCCTGCTCTCATCCCAACCCCAACCACCACTCCCAGGTCCATGCCCAGCCTTGCCTCTCAGAATACCCAGAGAGAGCACCTCTGTGTTGGGGAGAGGAGGGCTATGTGCGGGCCGCCCCTGGGGAGTCAGAGTCCAGCATGAGTGAGGTGTACTCCCCtgcctccagctctctctccagtgattctGATGAGGGGGGGCTGGTATGGCCCCAGCAGCTGCCCCCTCGCCTGGCCCCCTCCGCTTCTTCCTCCCCTAAGGCCTCCCCAGAGGCCTCCTCACAGCCCAAAACCTTTGTCAAAATCAAAGCCTCTCACGCCCTGAAGAAGAAGATTCTGCGATTCCGCGCCGGCTCTCTCAAAGTCATGACCACAGTCTGA